A single genomic interval of Deferribacter autotrophicus harbors:
- the thyX gene encoding FAD-dependent thymidylate synthase, whose translation MKEAKVKVKLLKYTHDPELTAALAAKLCYSSEADIDSLQNSIEKTDQLKFIEKIVSIGHHSVLEHVSFTFGIEGVSRAMTHQLVRHRIASYSQRSQRYVKHKGGFEYILPPSIKANEELKLKYEDFMSKIADLYDEMIEAGVPTEDARYVLPNACETKIIVTMNARELLHFFELRCCNRAQWEIRRVAELMLEECLKVAPGIFKYAGPSCVTDKCKEGDMTCGKAQDVKRKYAELLRKYNRLN comes from the coding sequence TTGAAAGAAGCGAAAGTAAAAGTTAAGCTTTTAAAATATACGCACGATCCTGAGCTTACAGCTGCTCTTGCTGCAAAGCTGTGTTATTCCTCTGAAGCTGATATTGATAGTTTGCAGAACAGTATTGAAAAAACTGACCAGTTGAAATTTATTGAAAAGATAGTGAGTATTGGGCATCATTCAGTATTAGAGCATGTGTCATTCACTTTTGGAATAGAAGGCGTTTCTAGAGCGATGACACATCAGCTTGTAAGACATAGGATTGCCAGCTATTCGCAGAGATCGCAAAGATACGTAAAACATAAAGGTGGTTTTGAATATATACTTCCCCCTTCTATCAAGGCAAATGAAGAGCTAAAATTAAAATATGAAGATTTTATGAGTAAAATTGCTGATTTATATGACGAAATGATAGAAGCAGGTGTGCCTACTGAGGATGCTAGGTATGTGTTACCAAATGCATGTGAAACAAAAATAATTGTAACGATGAATGCTAGAGAACTCTTACATTTTTTTGAGTTGAGATGTTGCAATAGGGCACAATGGGAAATTAGAAGGGTTGCCGAGTTAATGCTTGAGGAATGTTTGAAGGTCGCACCTGGTATATTCAAATATGCTGGTCCAAGCTGTGTTACAGACAAATGTAAAGAAGGGGATATGACTTGCGGTAAGGCGCAGGATGTGAAAAGAAAATATGCAGAGCTTTTAAGAAAATATAACAGATTAAATTAG
- a CDS encoding DUF1385 domain-containing protein — protein sequence MNKKKLDVGGQAVIEGVMMRAPGKFVIAVRREDGKIVVKKKDISIDSKSFFKKPFIRGLVALYNALILGISALNFSAYHAFGEGEEKVSKKELFISMILGLGFGIGLFVFLPLLITDLLKHVMPAVKNSFLLYNAVDGVIRVIFFILYLFVITFFKDVRRVFEYHGAEHKAIYTYEQGKELSVANAKEMSRFHPRCGTSFLLIVMIVSIIVFSLIPKDAHFLIKLLSRVIFIPVIAGISYEILKLSDKYYNNPVVRSLIKPGLWLQKLTTKEPDESQLEVALISLKLALDKEVEGEGIVYVS from the coding sequence ATGAATAAAAAGAAGTTAGATGTTGGTGGACAGGCAGTTATAGAAGGTGTTATGATGCGAGCACCTGGTAAGTTTGTTATTGCTGTTCGCCGTGAAGATGGTAAAATTGTGGTTAAAAAGAAAGATATTAGTATCGATTCAAAATCTTTTTTTAAGAAACCTTTTATAAGAGGGCTTGTTGCGCTTTATAATGCTCTAATATTAGGTATTAGTGCATTGAATTTTTCTGCGTATCATGCTTTTGGTGAAGGGGAAGAAAAAGTAAGTAAAAAAGAACTTTTTATAAGTATGATTCTTGGTCTTGGATTTGGAATTGGATTGTTTGTTTTTTTGCCGTTGTTGATTACTGATTTGTTAAAACATGTGATGCCAGCAGTGAAGAATTCTTTTTTGCTGTACAATGCTGTGGATGGGGTGATAAGAGTTATTTTTTTCATACTTTATCTTTTTGTTATTACCTTTTTTAAAGATGTTAGAAGGGTTTTTGAATATCATGGGGCTGAACATAAAGCAATTTATACCTACGAACAAGGAAAAGAGCTTAGTGTAGCTAATGCTAAGGAAATGAGTAGATTTCATCCAAGATGTGGTACGAGTTTCCTTCTCATTGTGATGATAGTGAGTATTATTGTTTTTTCACTCATTCCAAAGGATGCTCATTTTCTTATAAAGTTACTCAGTAGAGTTATTTTTATACCAGTTATTGCTGGTATTTCCTATGAAATTTTGAAGTTGAGTGATAAATACTATAATAATCCTGTTGTAAGGTCACTTATAAAGCCTGGTTTGTGGCTGCAGAAGCTTACAACAAAGGAGCCAGATGAGAGTCAGTTGGAAGTGGCTCTTATTTCGTTAAAACTTGCTTTGGATAAAGAAGTAGAAGGTGAGGGGATTGTATATGTTTCATAA
- the prfA gene encoding peptide chain release factor 1, which produces MFHKLDEVVEKYNILTEKLSDPNIMTDNKTYQQIAKEHAELKPIVEKYQEYKKVEQDIAEAKQILESGDKELKELAEMEIEEGKELLEKLEQELKLLLVPKDPYDEKNIYLEIRAGTGGDEATLFAADLLRMYMRYAEKKKWKTEIVDYNETGVGGYKEVVLLVKGKGAYSRLKFEGGGHRVQRIPVTESGGRIHTSACTVAVLPEAEDVEVTIDPNDLRIDVFRASGAGGQHVNTTDSAVRITHIPTGIVVSCQDERSQIKNKEKAMKLLKAKILEMEIRKQQEEIASSRKLQVGSGDRSERIRTYNFPQNRVTDHRINLTLYNLDQVMEGELDEIIDALIAYDQAEKLKEIGL; this is translated from the coding sequence ATGTTTCATAAGTTAGATGAGGTTGTAGAAAAATATAATATTCTTACAGAGAAGTTATCTGATCCAAATATAATGACAGATAACAAAACATATCAGCAGATAGCAAAGGAGCATGCTGAATTAAAGCCAATAGTTGAAAAGTATCAAGAATATAAAAAGGTCGAGCAAGATATAGCTGAAGCTAAACAGATACTTGAATCTGGAGATAAAGAACTGAAAGAATTGGCTGAAATGGAGATTGAAGAAGGGAAAGAGTTGCTTGAGAAACTTGAGCAGGAACTAAAACTTCTTCTTGTGCCAAAAGATCCTTATGATGAAAAAAATATTTATCTTGAAATTAGGGCTGGTACAGGTGGAGATGAAGCTACTCTTTTTGCTGCGGATCTTTTGAGAATGTATATGAGGTATGCGGAGAAAAAGAAGTGGAAAACCGAAATAGTGGATTATAATGAAACAGGTGTTGGTGGATATAAAGAGGTTGTACTTTTGGTGAAAGGGAAAGGTGCTTATAGCCGTTTGAAGTTTGAAGGTGGTGGTCACAGGGTGCAGAGGATCCCTGTAACAGAATCAGGTGGTAGAATTCATACGTCTGCATGTACTGTGGCAGTTTTACCAGAAGCTGAAGATGTGGAAGTAACAATAGATCCAAATGATTTAAGAATTGACGTTTTCAGGGCAAGCGGTGCAGGTGGACAGCATGTAAATACTACAGACTCGGCAGTAAGAATTACCCATATCCCAACAGGAATTGTTGTTTCATGCCAAGATGAAAGAAGTCAGATTAAAAATAAAGAAAAAGCGATGAAATTACTTAAGGCAAAAATTCTTGAGATGGAAATAAGAAAACAGCAGGAAGAGATTGCTTCTAGCAGAAAGCTGCAAGTAGGGTCTGGGGATAGAAGTGAAAGGATAAGAACTTACAATTTTCCTCAGAACAGGGTTACTGATCATAGGATTAACTTGACTCTTTACAATTTGGATCAGGTGATGGAAGGGGAGTTAGATGAAATCATTGATGCTCTAATAGCCTATGATCAGGCGGAAAAGCTGAAAGAGATTGGACTTTAA
- the prmC gene encoding peptide chain release factor N(5)-glutamine methyltransferase, whose translation MSLKKGQYYRLFDIYTYIVDNFSHVSRSQVKELLSFVYKIPYENLIFFFQHPFPVNENLLNVLQKVEKKYPISYITKKRHFYGYDFYVDENVLIPRYETEILVEEALKRVNKGIMLDLCTGSGCIPISMIKNNENLKAVAVDISFRALQIAWKNAVNLEVNERFIPVCFDVLQIDNLFKQGIYFDIITCNPPYVDRMDNYEESILYEPEEALFAEDEGLIFYKKLLYKLPNLCKKDGFIIFEVPHNKRDNLFEIFKGREIELKKDLSGKERVLIWKNS comes from the coding sequence ATGTCTCTTAAAAAGGGGCAGTATTACAGATTATTTGATATTTATACCTATATTGTAGATAATTTTTCTCATGTTTCCAGGTCTCAGGTAAAGGAACTTTTATCTTTTGTATATAAAATACCTTATGAAAATCTAATTTTTTTCTTTCAGCACCCTTTCCCTGTAAATGAAAATTTATTAAATGTGTTGCAAAAGGTAGAAAAGAAATATCCTATTAGCTATATAACGAAAAAAAGGCATTTCTATGGATATGATTTTTATGTAGATGAAAATGTGTTGATCCCTCGCTATGAAACAGAAATACTTGTGGAAGAAGCATTAAAAAGAGTAAATAAGGGAATAATGCTCGACCTTTGCACTGGTAGCGGTTGTATACCTATTTCTATGATTAAAAATAATGAAAATTTAAAAGCTGTAGCCGTGGATATAAGTTTTAGGGCATTGCAAATAGCTTGGAAAAATGCCGTAAATTTAGAAGTGAATGAAAGATTTATTCCAGTTTGTTTTGATGTGCTTCAAATAGATAATCTTTTTAAGCAAGGGATATATTTTGATATAATTACCTGTAATCCTCCTTATGTGGATAGAATGGATAATTATGAAGAGTCGATTTTATATGAGCCTGAAGAAGCCCTTTTTGCGGAGGATGAAGGGTTGATATTTTATAAAAAGTTGTTGTATAAACTACCTAATTTGTGTAAAAAAGATGGATTTATAATTTTTGAAGTACCGCATAATAAGAGAGATAATTTGTTTGAGATTTTCAAGGGTCGAGAGATTGAATTGAAGAAAGATTTGAGTGGAAAAGAGAGGGTATTGATTTGGAAAAACTCGTAA
- the murA gene encoding UDP-N-acetylglucosamine 1-carboxyvinyltransferase, with amino-acid sequence MEKLVIEGGNTLKGKVKVSGSKNASLPIIAATILCDGEYKIDNVPNLRDVRTLLKLLSLLDIEPSFNGNEILLKNKNDDAFEAPYDLVKTMRASILVLGPLLAKRRKARVSLPGGCAIGERPVDQHIKALKQMGANINIEHGYIVAECDRLKGADIYFDLVTVTGTENVLMAAVLAEGKTTIYNAAIEPEVIDLANFLKKMGAKIEGIGTKTITVYGVDSLSPANYSVMNDRIEAATLMCAAAITGGDVEIEGVPQECLTTVFEKLSETGVSIDFINDKRVRVSSTGRLKAADVTTQVYPGFPTDLQAQFMALMCVADGVSVITETIFENRFMHVAELKRMGADIRLKDRSAVVNGVEKLSGAHVMASDLRASASLVIAGLVADGETHVHRIYHLDRGYERFDEKLNSLGAKIKREENGV; translated from the coding sequence TTGGAAAAACTCGTAATTGAGGGTGGTAATACTTTAAAGGGTAAGGTTAAAGTTAGCGGTTCTAAGAATGCTTCATTACCCATTATTGCTGCAACTATTCTTTGTGATGGTGAATATAAAATAGATAATGTTCCAAATTTGAGAGATGTACGAACTTTATTGAAGTTACTTAGTCTCCTAGATATTGAACCAAGTTTCAATGGTAATGAAATCTTATTGAAAAATAAAAATGATGATGCCTTTGAAGCACCTTATGACCTTGTTAAAACAATGAGAGCAAGTATTCTTGTTTTGGGGCCTCTTCTTGCAAAAAGAAGGAAGGCACGTGTTTCTCTTCCCGGAGGGTGCGCAATAGGGGAGAGACCTGTGGATCAACATATTAAGGCTTTGAAACAGATGGGTGCAAATATTAATATTGAGCATGGTTATATAGTTGCTGAGTGTGATAGGTTGAAAGGTGCTGATATATATTTTGACCTTGTTACTGTCACAGGTACTGAGAATGTTTTAATGGCTGCTGTTCTTGCTGAGGGAAAAACTACTATTTACAATGCTGCAATTGAACCTGAGGTGATTGATCTTGCAAACTTTTTAAAAAAGATGGGTGCTAAGATAGAAGGGATTGGAACAAAAACAATAACAGTTTATGGAGTGGATTCATTGTCTCCAGCAAATTACTCTGTGATGAATGATAGGATCGAAGCTGCTACTCTCATGTGTGCTGCTGCTATCACTGGAGGAGATGTGGAAATAGAAGGTGTTCCACAGGAATGTTTGACAACAGTTTTTGAAAAACTTTCAGAAACTGGTGTGAGTATAGATTTTATTAATGATAAAAGAGTAAGGGTTTCTTCTACTGGCAGGTTGAAAGCTGCAGATGTGACTACACAGGTTTACCCTGGTTTTCCTACGGATCTACAGGCTCAGTTTATGGCTTTGATGTGTGTGGCTGATGGTGTTTCAGTAATTACTGAAACGATTTTTGAAAACAGATTTATGCATGTAGCAGAACTTAAGAGGATGGGTGCAGATATCAGATTGAAAGATAGGTCTGCTGTGGTGAATGGGGTGGAAAAATTGAGTGGTGCCCACGTAATGGCATCTGATTTGAGGGCAAGTGCATCTCTTGTTATTGCCGGTCTTGTGGCTGATGGAGAAACCCACGTTCATAGAATTTATCATTTAGATAGAGGGTATGAGCGCTTTGATGAGAAACTTAACAGTTTAGGAGCTAAAATAAAGAGAGAGGAAAATGGGGTTTGA
- the hisG gene encoding ATP phosphoribosyltransferase produces MGFDEFINIALPKGRLAEDTIKLLVEKGISTDCIDFSSRKLIFEDTENRIRFMIVRNMDVPTYVENGACHLGVVGKDILDELEPDVYEFLDLRFGYCRLCVAGLKDWNGEYNHNLRIATKYPNITKQFFFRKGFFVETIKLYGSIELAPLVGLSDLIVDLVSTGETLKRNGLKEIETIMESTARLIANKNLTKVYFNRIKDIVEVIDD; encoded by the coding sequence ATGGGGTTTGACGAATTTATAAATATTGCTCTTCCAAAGGGAAGACTTGCCGAAGATACAATAAAATTATTGGTTGAAAAAGGGATTTCTACAGATTGCATAGATTTTAGTTCGAGAAAGTTGATTTTTGAGGATACAGAAAACAGAATTCGTTTTATGATTGTTAGAAACATGGATGTGCCTACATATGTGGAGAATGGGGCATGTCATTTGGGTGTAGTAGGAAAAGATATTCTTGATGAACTTGAGCCTGATGTTTATGAGTTCCTTGATTTAAGATTTGGTTACTGCAGGTTGTGTGTGGCTGGTCTAAAAGACTGGAATGGGGAGTATAATCATAATTTAAGGATTGCCACAAAATATCCAAATATCACAAAACAGTTTTTTTTCAGGAAAGGTTTTTTTGTAGAAACCATAAAACTTTATGGTTCTATAGAACTTGCACCATTGGTGGGATTATCAGATTTAATTGTGGATCTTGTTTCTACTGGTGAAACCTTGAAAAGGAACGGTTTAAAAGAGATTGAAACAATAATGGAGTCAACTGCTAGGTTAATTGCTAATAAAAATTTAACAAAAGTTTATTTTAATAGAATTAAAGATATTGTTGAGGTTATTGATGATTAA
- the bamA gene encoding outer membrane protein assembly factor BamA, whose amino-acid sequence MIKKIRLILLILLFSFTVYAEIKIDKVEVRGNHRIPLSTIIENGVKPGDDFDLKKIDESVKNLYKTGLFLDVKVDLTIKDEKVVLTYIVKEKPYINKIYFEGNDEIKEDTLKEVLVIHEGDPFNKRRIEQSIAEIRRKYEDENFYNVKVSYDIEERKDNSVDLIFTIDEGKEAKVVKINFYGNKAFKDKELKKIIETDEKGFFSWLTGSGKLKREELELDRERIRAKYLNSGYMRVKVAEPEVKLSDDKTKITITFRIEEGKPYKVRKITFEGNVHRKDDELKKRLTLKEGELFSSEKFRHDIDSLTDAFTEIGYAFANVDPNTILNDEKQTVDIVYKIEENVLVHINEIIINGNTKTRDRVIRREFDIHEGEIYNSKKIRASKRHVENTGYFEEVSLVEDPVAQDKVDLKLDVREKPTGMFTLGAGYSTLDGFVGTIQVSQQNLFGLGYKLSLKSEFSAKRTDYTLSFTNPWLFDRPITFGFDLYNLKRSYFEYTKKSMGGALRLGHSIIERKLYAYYRLAYDKIDIYDIDDTASDYIKEQEGKTVTISFTPSLVWNTLDNPFDPTKGNKSRVFVKYAGGILGGDNNFVKTGVESAQYFPLFWKFVGMLHGEIGYVKSLNGDPIPIDERYRLGGMYSVRGFKYGDISPKDETGYDYGGDKYVLFNAEVTFPLSEAAKLKGVIFFDAGQVYDNGEDYFSYDLRKSVGFGFRWFSPIGPLRLEYGRKLDRKEGESLDRWDFSIGGMF is encoded by the coding sequence ATGATTAAAAAAATTAGGTTGATTCTACTTATTCTTCTTTTTTCTTTTACAGTTTATGCAGAAATTAAAATCGATAAGGTTGAGGTAAGAGGGAATCACAGAATACCTTTGTCTACAATTATTGAAAATGGTGTAAAACCAGGTGACGATTTTGATTTAAAGAAAATAGATGAGTCGGTAAAAAATCTTTATAAGACAGGTTTATTTTTAGATGTAAAAGTTGATTTGACTATCAAAGATGAGAAGGTAGTTCTTACTTATATTGTAAAAGAAAAACCTTATATAAATAAAATATATTTTGAAGGTAATGATGAAATCAAAGAGGATACTCTAAAAGAAGTATTAGTGATTCATGAGGGGGATCCTTTTAATAAAAGAAGGATTGAACAGAGTATAGCAGAAATTAGAAGAAAATATGAGGATGAAAATTTTTATAATGTCAAAGTTAGTTATGATATTGAAGAAAGAAAGGATAACAGTGTTGACCTGATATTTACAATTGATGAGGGCAAAGAAGCTAAAGTAGTAAAAATTAATTTTTACGGTAATAAGGCTTTTAAGGATAAAGAATTAAAAAAGATTATTGAAACAGATGAGAAGGGATTCTTTTCGTGGTTAACGGGTAGTGGTAAATTAAAGAGGGAAGAGCTTGAACTTGATAGGGAGAGAATCAGAGCAAAATATCTAAATAGTGGTTATATGAGGGTAAAAGTTGCAGAGCCTGAAGTGAAATTGAGTGATGATAAAACAAAAATTACTATTACTTTCAGGATTGAAGAAGGTAAGCCTTATAAAGTAAGAAAAATTACTTTTGAAGGGAATGTTCATAGAAAAGATGATGAACTTAAAAAACGTTTAACATTAAAAGAGGGAGAGCTTTTTTCAAGTGAGAAATTTAGACATGATATAGACTCTTTGACAGATGCTTTTACAGAGATAGGTTATGCCTTTGCAAATGTTGACCCAAACACAATACTAAATGATGAAAAACAAACCGTAGATATTGTCTACAAAATTGAAGAAAATGTTCTTGTCCATATAAATGAGATAATCATAAATGGTAATACAAAAACTAGAGACAGAGTGATAAGACGTGAGTTTGATATACATGAAGGGGAAATTTACAACAGTAAAAAGATAAGAGCATCTAAAAGGCATGTTGAAAATACCGGTTATTTTGAAGAAGTTAGTCTTGTTGAAGATCCAGTAGCTCAGGATAAAGTTGATTTGAAACTTGATGTAAGAGAAAAACCTACAGGTATGTTTACTCTTGGTGCCGGTTACTCTACACTGGATGGGTTTGTAGGGACAATCCAAGTTTCCCAACAAAATCTTTTTGGTTTGGGTTACAAGTTGAGCTTGAAATCAGAATTTTCAGCAAAAAGGACAGATTATACTTTAAGTTTTACAAATCCATGGTTGTTTGATAGACCAATCACATTTGGTTTTGATCTTTACAATCTGAAACGTAGCTATTTTGAATATACAAAGAAATCGATGGGTGGGGCATTGAGACTTGGACATTCTATTATTGAAAGAAAACTTTATGCTTATTATCGTCTGGCTTATGATAAGATTGATATTTATGATATTGATGATACAGCATCCGATTACATTAAAGAACAAGAAGGTAAAACTGTCACAATAAGTTTTACTCCATCATTGGTATGGAATACATTAGACAATCCATTTGATCCTACAAAGGGTAATAAATCTCGTGTTTTTGTAAAATATGCTGGTGGTATTCTTGGTGGGGATAACAATTTTGTGAAAACTGGGGTTGAGTCTGCTCAATATTTTCCTCTTTTCTGGAAATTTGTGGGGATGTTGCATGGTGAAATAGGGTATGTAAAATCTTTGAATGGTGATCCAATACCTATTGATGAGCGTTATAGATTGGGTGGTATGTACAGTGTGAGAGGATTTAAATATGGTGATATATCACCAAAGGATGAGACCGGGTACGATTATGGTGGTGATAAATATGTACTGTTCAATGCTGAAGTGACATTTCCTTTATCTGAGGCTGCAAAATTGAAGGGTGTCATATTCTTTGATGCTGGACAAGTTTATGACAATGGTGAGGATTATTTCTCTTATGATTTAAGGAAATCTGTAGGTTTTGGATTTAGGTGGTTTAGCCCAATTGGACCATTGAGGCTTGAGTATGGAAGAAAGCTTGATAGAAAAGAAGGAGAATCTCTAGATAGGTGGGATTTTTCAATAGGTGGAATGTTTTAA
- a CDS encoding OmpH family outer membrane protein produces MKRKITLFVVAMFLFGAFSAFAELKIGVVNMQRALDECDAGKAAVEEMKKIYNEKQQEINEKQNELKKMQEEINNQSSLLSDEAKQAKLDEYQKKLKELKRFVADSNEELKKKEKEYIARIANDLRKVVEALGKELKYDVILEIREAGVMYNSNKVDITNLVIERYNKEWHARQK; encoded by the coding sequence GTGAAAAGAAAAATTACTTTATTTGTGGTAGCAATGTTTTTGTTTGGAGCATTTTCTGCTTTTGCTGAGTTAAAGATTGGTGTTGTAAATATGCAAAGAGCTCTTGATGAGTGTGATGCAGGTAAAGCAGCTGTTGAAGAGATGAAAAAAATATACAATGAAAAACAGCAAGAGATTAATGAAAAACAGAATGAATTAAAAAAGATGCAAGAGGAAATAAACAATCAGAGCTCATTACTTTCTGATGAAGCAAAACAAGCAAAACTTGATGAGTATCAGAAAAAGCTGAAAGAGTTAAAAAGATTTGTGGCTGATTCCAATGAAGAATTGAAGAAAAAGGAAAAGGAATATATTGCTAGAATTGCAAATGATTTGAGAAAGGTTGTGGAAGCTTTGGGGAAAGAGTTAAAATATGATGTTATTTTGGAAATAAGGGAAGCGGGGGTAATGTATAATTCTAATAAAGTAGACATTACGAATCTTGTCATAGAAAGATATAATAAAGAATGGCATGCAAGACAAAAATGA
- the lpxD gene encoding UDP-3-O-(3-hydroxymyristoyl)glucosamine N-acyltransferase, with protein MACKTKMKLSEIAKALNSKLVGEDIYIEDVTSIDAERKNSVTFVSKKAHIDIFNKGDFSAAVIEESLRGESIEKPHIFVSDIKWALKTVIDLFYPDEKICHYISETAVIGDVEIKEPVHIGSFVVLGDGTKIGVNTKIEHGCVIGKNVIIGKNCLIYPNVTIYDNVVIGDNVIVHSGTVIGSDGFGYVNTSKGHFKIKQVGSVVIENNVEIGANCTIDRGTLNDTVIGEGTKIDNLVQIGHNVRIGKHCILVAQAAVAGSSNIGDFVIIGGQSGVADHVNIPSGTIIASRAGVPGNIKKPGIYSGSPVMEHKKWLKTQVILKNIEKYIGKEREG; from the coding sequence ATGGCATGCAAGACAAAAATGAAGCTTAGTGAAATAGCTAAAGCTTTAAATTCTAAACTTGTAGGTGAAGATATATATATTGAAGATGTGACTTCAATTGATGCTGAACGCAAGAATTCTGTTACTTTTGTAAGTAAAAAAGCTCATATTGATATATTTAATAAAGGAGATTTTTCTGCTGCTGTTATTGAAGAATCCTTGAGGGGTGAATCTATTGAAAAACCTCATATTTTTGTATCGGATATAAAATGGGCTTTAAAGACCGTTATTGACCTTTTTTATCCAGATGAAAAAATATGCCATTATATATCTGAAACAGCAGTGATTGGTGATGTGGAGATAAAAGAACCTGTACATATTGGTAGTTTTGTTGTTTTAGGTGATGGGACTAAAATTGGAGTAAATACCAAGATTGAACATGGATGTGTTATCGGTAAAAATGTTATTATTGGAAAGAACTGCCTTATTTATCCAAATGTTACAATTTACGATAATGTGGTGATTGGTGATAATGTGATTGTTCATTCTGGTACAGTCATTGGTTCGGATGGCTTTGGTTATGTAAATACTTCAAAAGGGCATTTTAAGATAAAGCAGGTGGGTTCTGTTGTTATTGAAAATAACGTGGAAATTGGAGCTAACTGCACTATAGACAGAGGGACATTAAACGATACAGTAATTGGTGAAGGGACAAAGATTGATAATCTTGTTCAAATTGGACATAACGTGAGAATAGGGAAACACTGTATTCTTGTGGCTCAGGCTGCTGTGGCAGGTAGTTCTAATATTGGTGATTTTGTTATAATAGGTGGACAATCTGGTGTGGCAGATCACGTAAACATTCCAAGTGGGACTATAATAGCATCAAGGGCTGGAGTTCCAGGAAATATTAAAAAGCCTGGAATATATTCAGGAAGTCCTGTGATGGAGCATAAAAAATGGTTAAAAACACAGGTAATCTTGAAAAATATAGAAAAGTATATTGGCAAAGAAAGAGAGGGGTAA
- the fabZ gene encoding 3-hydroxyacyl-ACP dehydratase FabZ, with protein MDINMIKDILPHRYPFLLVDRVKEMTDKKIIALKNVTMNEEFFLGHFPEDPVMPGVLIIEALAQAGGILAFQFYSEEDKKNAKVYFMAIDNAKFRKPVVPGDQLILEVEVVKRKRDVWKLKGEAKVDGHVVCEAEFMAMVQR; from the coding sequence ATGGATATTAATATGATTAAAGATATTTTACCACATAGATACCCTTTTCTTCTGGTGGATCGTGTAAAAGAGATGACAGATAAAAAGATTATAGCATTGAAAAATGTGACTATGAATGAAGAGTTTTTTTTAGGGCATTTTCCTGAAGATCCAGTAATGCCAGGGGTTTTAATAATTGAGGCGCTTGCCCAAGCTGGCGGAATTTTGGCGTTTCAGTTTTATAGTGAAGAAGATAAGAAAAATGCAAAAGTGTATTTTATGGCAATAGATAATGCTAAATTTAGAAAACCTGTCGTTCCTGGGGATCAGCTAATTTTGGAAGTGGAAGTTGTAAAAAGAAAAAGGGATGTTTGGAAACTAAAGGGTGAAGCTAAAGTGGATGGCCACGTTGTGTGTGAGGCAGAATTTATGGCGATGGTGCAAAGATGA
- the lpxA gene encoding acyl-ACP--UDP-N-acetylglucosamine O-acyltransferase, producing the protein MIHKTAIIDKTAEIGQNVEIGPNVYIGKNCIIHDGVKIGVGAVIEENTEILENTVISPNAHLGGPPQDISYRGEDTKLKIGKNCVIREFTTIHRASTKEDWITEIGDNCYIMASSHIAHDCKFGNNIILTSYSGIAGHVHVGDFAVISGLVAVHQFVRIGKLAMIGGMSRITQDVPPFTLVEGNPAVIHGLNVVGLRRRNILPEVRSELKKLLKVYLDKSLTKEEAINEMKLIANSNEGIEFVSFFESSKRGIIRR; encoded by the coding sequence ATGATTCATAAAACAGCTATAATAGATAAAACTGCTGAAATTGGCCAAAATGTAGAAATTGGGCCAAATGTTTACATTGGTAAAAATTGTATTATTCATGACGGTGTAAAAATCGGAGTAGGAGCGGTTATCGAGGAGAATACTGAGATACTTGAAAATACAGTAATTTCTCCCAATGCTCATTTGGGTGGTCCGCCACAGGATATTTCCTATAGAGGTGAGGATACAAAGCTTAAGATTGGGAAAAATTGTGTAATTAGAGAGTTTACTACCATTCACAGGGCTTCTACAAAGGAAGATTGGATAACTGAAATAGGGGATAATTGTTATATTATGGCAAGTAGTCATATTGCACATGATTGTAAATTTGGTAATAATATTATTCTTACAAGCTATTCAGGTATTGCGGGACATGTGCATGTGGGTGATTTTGCAGTAATTTCAGGACTTGTGGCTGTTCATCAGTTTGTTAGAATTGGTAAACTTGCAATGATTGGTGGTATGAGTAGAATTACCCAGGATGTTCCACCATTTACACTTGTGGAAGGAAATCCTGCTGTGATACATGGTTTAAATGTGGTAGGATTGAGAAGGAGAAATATTCTTCCTGAAGTTAGGAGTGAGTTGAAAAAGCTTCTTAAAGTTTATCTTGATAAATCACTTACCAAGGAAGAAGCGATTAATGAAATGAAATTAATTGCTAATTCCAATGAAGGTATTGAGTTTGTGAGTTTTTTTGAAAGTTCAAAACGTGGTATTATAAGGAGATAA